The genomic segment TATTGAAGTTCAGGGGAGAGAAAATTTAGAAAAGCTTGAGTGGTCCATTTTTATCTTTGACTTGAAGTGAGAAAGACATGACTATCTATTACTGTAGTAATTTTTCTTGTCTTTCCTTGTCATCTATGACATCTCCTGAATAATTTTCATGCAATTTGAACAAATAATCTCTTTGTTTATTATGAAAGGCTCGTAACAAGCTAACTATTAGTAAAGCTAAAGTTAGAAGGGAGGAAGGTTATGGTATAAAGGCGCTCTGGAACCACGTTAACTTATGCAGAATATCATGTCCACTCGTGTGGGGGGAAAATAGGCAACACGGGTTTATATGcaacctggggggggggggctccgACCGAGTGCCTGCTCGTGGGAGAACCGCGGAATCTGTTTACTTTGATAAGATGCAATAAACGAGAAGGCGGTTCACCCGCAAAAGCAGTCTGTCTGGTGCATGATGACGCTGAAGAAAGGTTCCGCTGATGTTTGTCTAAAGGTAGAATATAGGTTAAATTTTGATAACTACTCAAAAGCTTATCATCGATATcgtggttttttttaatcacaataaatatcaatatcgttttatcgcccagccctaatcTATACGAACACCTGCACATCTGTAAAGCTGTGCTACAACAATGGggtttttcatatttcataacTCTCTTGATTTTGAGATTTAGACTTATGTCATGGAAAGCTCATGTGATGACTGTCAGCAGTAAGTAACTCTTGTATCTTGTATCACAAAGAAGTGTATCATAAACAACATAAGAACTACAAAAATATTAACTCCAAGCAAACTGTATTAGTGCTGAGCTGGACCAAAACTGGCAAACGGTGTTTTAGTGGAAATTCCAGTGAAATTATGGTGCcacataatttaaattaaactcAGTAGACAATAAGAAAAGTTTATACATAGGCTAAACATACAACCAGTTGCTGCTCAGAGTTGGTTGGTTCCTGGTAATTTGTCTGTTGTATTTTTAGAGATGGTGCTGCAAGCTCAGTAGCACTTTGAACTTCCCCACAGTCATTCTGATGTTCACAGCACAGGTTTtgttattctatttttattctgtAACTCTATAACTTATCTGATCAGGTACTGCCTCCTTTTGTTAAGAATTGGTTGTGTACCGTATTGTaccatattttcatttgttgtttACTTAGAAGAGAAATGATCAACTTGTCGCCATTGCTGATGTCTGTGGTGAACCTTTTCCATTTATCCCATCAGATGGTAGAAATACACATTAGGATTGTTGTAAAGGACTCTGTTTAAGAAAAGAATTGGGTTGGaatattttaatgacatttacCTACATTTACGTATTTTTTTCCCTATCTATCCTTCTAATTTTTGTAGAGAGCTCAAATTCAACTGCATTATCTTAAACACATACTGTTGCTAGTGGTTTCAGAaaatacagtgtcctccactaatattggtgcCTTTgacaaatatgagcaaagaagggtgtgaaaaattggcttaaaatgggccgtggttggaacTTCCAGCCGGACAATGATCCacaacatgcatcaaaatcaatgcaaaaatggtttactgacctcaaaatcaaggtcctgccatggccatcctgccacagtcccctgacttgaaacccattgAAAACCTgttgggtgaactgaagaggagagtccaccagcttGGACCTTGAAATATGAAGgatttggagagattctgtatggggGAATCGTCTTGGATCCCTTgcaatgtattctccaacctcaggCATTATAGGACGCTCAGAGCTcagcaaagggaggtagcacaaagtattgactaaatggGAAgtgggtgctaataattgttgcactatatatatatatatatatattttttttttttaacaaaagatgaaaaggttaaacaataaagacaatttttcacagccttctttgctcacatttaccaagggtgccaatattactggagggcactgtatgtttcCTTAAATTTAAACATAGTTTTAATTTCATAACACTACATTCTTAGTTTTGCAGATAGTTTGGTGCACATATGATGTATGCTGttactttttcatttgttagaatttactgaaaatgaattctTGAGTTCAGATGCTGTAAAGCATCCAGTGTTCAGTGCTGCCTTTTGAAAAGCCATTTGGCTTCCCTCGCTTAATTAACAACTAGTTCTAAAGTGCTTATGAAAGCTTTcatcagtgtatgtgtgtatgcactcTATACACAGACCATTCAAAGCCTATAACAAATTTCCTCACAACAGCCATGACTATGTCTTTTAATTATCTTTTACACACTTGCATCAATTCAATGTTTTTAGTattcttcatttcatttttgtttttatgattaTGGCAAGAACCTTCTGGGTTAATAGCAGCACTATCATACAAAACAAGACAGCATGATGAAAATTTACTcatactttttcttcttcttctttcttccagGAATATATTCCAGGTGGACAAACCCAAGACTTTGTTTGTGTTACGGAACTTTTGAGAAGAGATGGGCTGGGATGGTTCTGCCGCTATCACACCTTTCTAAATTCACATCAGACCTTATCCTTCCTCCCAAATTGCCAACCACCTACAGACCCTTTGCATTGTTGCCCTACAAAGATTCTGCATTTTGAGGTGTTTCTGCTAAGTGCACAAATGACTCTGTATTTAAGATTTGGCCTCTAAGAGTATTGAATACACACTCCCCATCCTCAAAAATTAGGAAGTTGAGGACCTTTTTAAGTCCTGGATGTGCTTGGATGGAATAGCAACCCAGTAGCTTTCCAACTAGAGCTTCTGGGAATGGCAAGATGAGTGGCTTCAAACGATAATGATGGCAAAAAAACATGATGCTCGGGCACCAACCTACAACTTGGTTGTAGTAGGTTTGTCCGggactgagaaagagaaagggcaGTGTGGGGTAGGAAAATCCTGTCTTTGTAATCGCTTTGTACGCCCCAGCGCTGATGATTTTTATTTGGACCACACCTCGGTTCTGAGCACTAGTGACTTTGGTGGTCGAGTGGTAAACAATGACCACTTTTTGTTCTGGGGTGAGGCATCACGACCATTGGAGGAGGGACCTGAATGCCGAATGCATGTGGTGGAGCAGACGGAGTTCATTGATGACCAAACGTTTCAGCCACATCGAAGCACTGCACTTCAGCCTTACATTAAGAGGGCAGCTTCGACCAAACTGGCCTCTGCTGAAAAGCTGATGTATTTCTGTACCGATCAGCTGGGTCTTGAACAGGACTTTGAGCAAAAACAAATGCCTGAAGGAAAGCTTCTTGTAGATGGGTTCCTTCTCTGTGTTGATGTAAGCAGGGGAATGAACCGTAATTTTGATGACCAGATGAAGTTTGTTTCCAACTTGTACAACCAGTTAGCAAAGACTAAGAAACCAGTTGTACTTGTCTTGACCAAGTGTGATGAGGGAGTTGAGCGATATATTAAGGACTCTCACACCTTTGCTCTAGCCAAGAAAAATTTGCAGGTAGTTGAGACTTCAGCACGCTCTAATGTGAATGTTGACCTTGCCTTCCTCACCCTAGTGCAGCTGATAGATAAGAGTCGAGGAAAACCGAAGATCATCCCCTACTTTGAGGCTCTGAAGCAGCAGAGTCAGCAGATAGCATCTGCTAAGGACCGCTATGAGTGGCTTGTCAGTTGCATTGTGAAGAACCACAATGAAACATGGCCCAACATCAACCGTAGAATGCAAACTTCCCCTGAATACAAAGACTACGTCTTCCTTGAGGGTACTTCCAAAGCCAAGAAATTATTTCAACAACATGTGCACAGGCTCAAACAGGACCACATAGAAAAACGGCGCAGGATTTATCTAAGTACACTTCCACAGGCTCTGTGTACTTTGGTACCAGATTTAGACGAGATTGACCACTTGAGCTGGTCAGGGGTACAGAAGGTTCTGGAGACAAAGCGTGGGTTCTCACAGTGGTTTGTTATATTAGATGACACACCATGGGAAACTACTCCACATATAGATAACATGGAAGATGAGCGAATACCCCAGGATCTTTTGGAAACCCCAGCTGCAGAAGTCATTTATGAAAGTCATTTAGAGCACCTGAGGAATGAGAGAAAACGAGCAGAAATGCGTCGAGAATTCAAAGAGAAACTGGTTGCATCACCATTTGTCACTCCTGGCAAGCCTTGGGAGGAGGCCCGCAGCTTTATAATGAATGAGGAGTTTTACCAGTGGCTGGAGGAACCAGAGTATCTGGATATGTACAACAAGCATCAGAAGGAGATTATTGACCAAGCCAAGGAGGACTTCCAGGAGCTTTTGCTGGAGTACTCTGAGCTGTTCTATGAGCTTGAGGTGGATGCTAAACCCAGTAAAGAAAAAATGGGTGCCATTCAAGAGGTTCttggagaggaacagagatTTAAGGCCCTTCAAAAACTTCAAGCAGAGAGGGATGCACTAGTTCTCAAGCATATACATTTTGTCTACCACCCAACAAAAGAGACCTGTCCTAATAGTCCTTACTGTGTGGACAGCAAGATTGAGCAAATCTTGGCCACAAGATTTCCTACTCGGTATGCATTTGATGGCACTTTGAAGTCCCAGTATGGTGAGGGAAAAGTAGATAGGATTAATCTTGTAATCCTTGGAAAAGATGGACTTGCAAGGGAGTTAGCCAATGAGATCAGAGCAATGTGTACCAGTGATGACCGATATACACTGGATGGAAAGACATATGAGCTGGCTCTGCGGCCTATAGAAGGCAATGTACGTTTACCAGTTAACTCTTTTCACACACCTACTTTTACTCCACACGGATGCCTGTGTCTCTACAACTCTAAAGAATCGCTGTCCTATGTTGTTGAAAGCATTGAGAAACTTCGAGAATCAACCATTGGACGAAGGGATAACAGCTTAGCACTGCTCCCCATGTCACTCCTATTGGTCACCAAGAGAGGAGTTGGATCAATTGGGGATATTgggggagaaactgcccaaagtTTAATAATACAAGGGCAGCAGGTTGCTGGGAAACTGCAGTGCGCTTACTTGGATCCTGCTTCCCCAGGTGCAGGCTATGCACGCAATCTAAATGAAAAGCAGATCAACCAAGTCCTAAAAAGCCTCTTGGATGTACAGAGACCTCTTGGCAGTCTTGGAAGTAGCTCCCCTCCTTTACCGGCTCCACGTGCCCGTTTTAGAGACTCTCATGCTCAACAAACTTCAGAGGCTGATTTACATGTTGTTATGTGCATCATGTGTGGAGATACTTATGATGTAGACCAACTTTTATCACCATTTTTACATTCTCAGCACTGTAGACCTTCTGCCAACCTATCTAGTGGCACATCAGTGTTGTTAGACCTTACTATTGGTAGCCAAAGGCAAACCATTGACCTAGCTGTGCTATCATATCATTCTACTTTTTCTTTACGCAAGAGCCGTTTAGTGCACGGATACATTGCAGTATACTCGGCAAAACGCAAGGCGTCCCTAGAAACACTTTGCGCCTTCCTTTGTGAAGTGCAAGACATTATTCCTGTGCAGCTGCTGGCAGTTGGGGAGACTCAAGCAGAGCTAACAGAATCGGAGGTAGCCCGTGATCAACTGGTCGAAGGGGAGGAGTTGGCTCATGAAATTGAGGGCCGTTTCAGTTCTGTTGTCTGTGGACCTGGTGGGGTAGTGGGTGGTTTGCATCGAATAGATCTCTTCCAGCCCTTTTTAAAGGAGGTAGTTGAAAAAAGGACCATTGTAGAGGCCACACATATGTATGACAATGTAGCAGAGGCCTGCAGTACCAATGAGAGTGTCCATTCGCCTCGTTGCGGGTCACCAAGTGTCCCCATGCTGGACTCTGAAGATGATGTCGAGCCCTCACCACCTTGCCCCATGTATAGAGATGATAGCACTTTGACTCATggctttaagttttctgacctGGAAAGTAGCGACACCTTCAGTGTCATTTCTGAAATCAGCACCTTTGAAAGCAAGCTTAACAACAAAGTTCCACCACAGGTGCGACCCAAGCCTACAGTTACATTTGGGAAAGTTAGTCTTGGCTCCTACATGGACCATGGAGGTAACAGACGTTCATTACCTTCAGTCACATGGCCACCAAGCAGTGATGGTGGATATGATCCTTCTGATTATTCTGAGCCAGTGGACGCTGTGCCTAAGCCCCGCCCCACAGAAGAGGAAAACATTTACTCAGTCCCACACGATAGCACCCAGGGTAAAATCATTACCATTCGCAATGCAAATAAGAGTCATTCTAATGGTGGGGGAAATGGCTCAGACAGTGAGGCAGACAACAGT from the Ictalurus furcatus strain D&B chromosome 17, Billie_1.0, whole genome shotgun sequence genome contains:
- the arhgap35a gene encoding rho GTPase-activating protein 35, with amino-acid sequence MMAKKHDARAPTYNLVVVGLSGTEKEKGQCGVGKSCLCNRFVRPSADDFYLDHTSVLSTSDFGGRVVNNDHFLFWGEASRPLEEGPECRMHVVEQTEFIDDQTFQPHRSTALQPYIKRAASTKLASAEKLMYFCTDQLGLEQDFEQKQMPEGKLLVDGFLLCVDVSRGMNRNFDDQMKFVSNLYNQLAKTKKPVVLVLTKCDEGVERYIKDSHTFALAKKNLQVVETSARSNVNVDLAFLTLVQLIDKSRGKPKIIPYFEALKQQSQQIASAKDRYEWLVSCIVKNHNETWPNINRRMQTSPEYKDYVFLEGTSKAKKLFQQHVHRLKQDHIEKRRRIYLSTLPQALCTLVPDLDEIDHLSWSGVQKVLETKRGFSQWFVILDDTPWETTPHIDNMEDERIPQDLLETPAAEVIYESHLEHLRNERKRAEMRREFKEKLVASPFVTPGKPWEEARSFIMNEEFYQWLEEPEYLDMYNKHQKEIIDQAKEDFQELLLEYSELFYELEVDAKPSKEKMGAIQEVLGEEQRFKALQKLQAERDALVLKHIHFVYHPTKETCPNSPYCVDSKIEQILATRFPTRYAFDGTLKSQYGEGKVDRINLVILGKDGLARELANEIRAMCTSDDRYTLDGKTYELALRPIEGNVRLPVNSFHTPTFTPHGCLCLYNSKESLSYVVESIEKLRESTIGRRDNSLALLPMSLLLVTKRGVGSIGDIGGETAQSLIIQGQQVAGKLQCAYLDPASPGAGYARNLNEKQINQVLKSLLDVQRPLGSLGSSSPPLPAPRARFRDSHAQQTSEADLHVVMCIMCGDTYDVDQLLSPFLHSQHCRPSANLSSGTSVLLDLTIGSQRQTIDLAVLSYHSTFSLRKSRLVHGYIAVYSAKRKASLETLCAFLCEVQDIIPVQLLAVGETQAELTESEVARDQLVEGEELAHEIEGRFSSVVCGPGGVVGGLHRIDLFQPFLKEVVEKRTIVEATHMYDNVAEACSTNESVHSPRCGSPSVPMLDSEDDVEPSPPCPMYRDDSTLTHGFKFSDLESSDTFSVISEISTFESKLNNKVPPQVRPKPTVTFGKVSLGSYMDHGGNRRSLPSVTWPPSSDGGYDPSDYSEPVDAVPKPRPTEEENIYSVPHDSTQGKIITIRNANKSHSNGGGNGSDSEADNSSLERRRNLSTVGIKPRLYRDRSKRLGKFSNFRTSFIGSDDELGGPPKTKEDEMGIQKGDNSLNEECEDPKRNKILRSLRRPGKKTRPKPRQSISKQLESNYFGVPLVNVVTAERPIPLFIEKCIRYIEATGLSTEGIYRVSGNKAEMESIQRQFDQDSNLDLVEKDFSVNTVAGAMKSFFSELPDPLVPYNMQVELVEAFKINDREQRFLTMKDVLRRFPRENYDVFKYVISHLNKVSQNSRVNLMTSDNLSICFWPTLMRPDFTTMDALTATRTYQTIIETFIYQCAFFFYNQPLVDTTSGLPGLPGSPTATLSSTTSMSGSAYSSCYTPVQHVATPFSQAQQSPPHSPPPTPQSPIQSLLPPMHPHHASTEQHTL